In Flammeovirgaceae bacterium 311, one DNA window encodes the following:
- a CDS encoding transcription regulator (COG0251 Putative translation initiation inhibitor, yjgF family), whose translation MVVISTQVYGQSSDPNTRLKELGIELPAAEKPVANFVKWVRSGNMLYLSGHGPCGAPAAIARGKLGQDLTIEQGYEAARHVAICLLATLNDATAGELGKVKRVVKVLGMVNSAPDFYDQPKVINGCSDLLTQVFGEKGKHARSAVGMASLPGNISVEIEMVVELEEE comes from the coding sequence ATGGTTGTTATTTCCACACAGGTCTATGGCCAATCATCAGATCCCAATACCCGCCTGAAAGAATTAGGTATTGAGCTTCCGGCAGCAGAAAAGCCGGTTGCTAATTTCGTAAAATGGGTGCGCAGTGGCAACATGCTTTACCTGTCCGGCCATGGCCCCTGTGGAGCACCCGCAGCAATTGCCAGGGGCAAACTTGGCCAGGATCTTACTATTGAGCAGGGTTATGAAGCAGCCAGACATGTTGCCATCTGCCTGTTGGCTACCCTAAATGATGCTACCGCCGGCGAGCTTGGCAAGGTAAAGCGGGTAGTAAAAGTACTCGGCATGGTCAATTCCGCTCCGGATTTCTACGACCAGCCCAAAGTAATCAACGGCTGTTCCGATCTGCTTACCCAGGTTTTTGGTGAGAAAGGGAAACATGCCCGCTCTGCCGTTGGAATGGCCTCCCTGCCCGGCAATATATCTGTAGAGATAGAGATGGTGGTGGAGCTGGAAGAGGAGTAA
- a CDS encoding RNA polymerase, sigma-24 subunit, ecf subfamily protein (COG1595 DNA-directed RNA polymerase specialized sigma subunit, sigma24 homolog): MRLRIWKKTEEQDLVSGCRRGEHKAQRSVYEKNAPQMLAVCMRYVHDRSEAEGVMVNGFLKVFDKIGQYSGEGSFEGWIRRIMVNESLLYLRQNKNAHMMVEVEAASREVHTDDAYQQLAVDDLMALVRKLPEGYRTVFNLYAIEGYSHKEIAEQLNITENTSKSQLSRARGLLQQYVAALVEVKKTEAV, translated from the coding sequence ATGCGACTACGCATCTGGAAAAAAACAGAAGAGCAAGATCTGGTAAGCGGCTGCCGCCGGGGTGAGCACAAGGCCCAGCGCAGTGTTTACGAGAAAAATGCCCCGCAGATGCTGGCCGTTTGCATGCGGTACGTGCACGACCGCAGTGAGGCTGAAGGCGTAATGGTGAACGGTTTTTTAAAGGTATTTGACAAGATCGGGCAGTACAGTGGCGAGGGGAGCTTTGAGGGCTGGATCCGCCGCATCATGGTAAACGAATCGTTGCTGTATCTGCGTCAAAATAAAAATGCCCACATGATGGTAGAGGTGGAAGCAGCCAGCCGCGAGGTGCATACCGATGATGCATACCAGCAACTGGCAGTTGACGACCTGATGGCACTTGTGCGCAAATTACCTGAAGGCTATCGTACTGTATTTAACCTGTATGCCATTGAAGGCTACTCCCACAAGGAAATAGCCGAACAATTAAATATCACTGAAAATACATCAAAATCGCAGCTAAGCCGGGCACGCGGCCTGCTGCAACAGTACGTAGCTGCATTAGTGGAAGTAAAAAAAACTGAAGCCGTATAA
- a CDS encoding phage shock protein c, pspc (COG1983 Putative stress-responsive transcriptional regulator) translates to MKKSISINISGLLFNIEEDAYEQLKRYLDEIKLYFSGYEASGEIVADIENRIAEIFSTKVGPQKQVLTESDVEALIAQMGNVRDFAAIEEPFEEPKSTNGQTHASENWAEPVKGRRLYRNVNRKIIAGVAAGIADYLRIDPLWVRLGMAIIMFDIFISFSFSGALLIGYIILWIALPTSTDAPVREDKKTRKMFRHPDDRVIAGVCGGLGAYFGVDVVLIRVLLAVLFVFAGSGLFLYILLWVIMPKATTLTERMQMQGEPVTLANIEHQVKKNLNLEEGEEESLLARILLFPFRLVASIFSGDNVNVRVIITFLADAIRVVLGLILSFGGFMALLALLISATVVSGVYPDTYLHLFDLEIPHAMVRNTIPDALLVAVLVLASIPALFIMLLGIGLVAGRWVVHRTVGWGLAGAWIIALICVAVMAPRILVNYSQDDYYQTEATFRADSTQVVQLKLERGDWQKFRNVRLTVKGSPDNDLRLEQRIWGRGATSEQARKHAQQASYPVKQQGNVLLFKDQLQLPENQPFYCQNAEVTLYIPYGQRFAMHHDMDNILTATLSPWGYQNSDMPDNTFAFNKQGELVCLTCPAERQDNINNRKQRNYTGGNQVLNYKDFDRLKIGNNYQLTLVQGPDFKVEVSGDGEVMKEMKVRQQGSTLSFSMENGPGWWKRMKDKKGPQLFVSVPNLAGLYLSGASSANVKLDQGKALALELSGASEIEGDLVVEDLELEMSGSSEASLSGNCRTLKAELSGASELNASKFRSSHAELDLSGASDANIWVTDRIKADLSGGSNLNYRGKPTNTNIDKSTGADVSRRDD, encoded by the coding sequence ATGAAAAAGAGTATCAGCATTAACATTAGTGGCTTGCTCTTCAACATTGAAGAGGATGCCTACGAGCAGCTTAAACGTTATCTGGATGAGATAAAACTTTACTTTTCCGGGTATGAAGCTTCCGGCGAAATAGTAGCGGATATAGAAAACCGCATTGCCGAAATCTTCAGTACCAAAGTGGGTCCGCAAAAGCAGGTCTTAACCGAATCTGATGTGGAAGCCCTGATTGCCCAGATGGGTAATGTACGGGATTTTGCCGCCATAGAAGAACCATTTGAAGAGCCCAAGAGCACCAACGGACAAACCCATGCCAGCGAAAACTGGGCTGAACCTGTTAAGGGACGCCGTTTGTACCGCAACGTAAACCGCAAAATAATAGCAGGTGTTGCTGCCGGCATTGCAGACTACCTGCGCATTGATCCCCTGTGGGTACGCCTGGGCATGGCCATTATCATGTTCGATATTTTCATCAGCTTTTCCTTTAGCGGTGCCCTGCTGATCGGATACATCATTTTATGGATTGCCCTGCCCACCAGCACAGATGCGCCGGTGCGGGAGGATAAGAAAACCAGGAAAATGTTCAGGCACCCCGACGACCGCGTAATAGCTGGTGTTTGCGGAGGACTGGGCGCTTATTTTGGAGTGGATGTAGTGCTGATCCGCGTGCTGCTGGCAGTGCTCTTTGTTTTTGCAGGATCGGGTCTGTTCCTCTACATTTTGCTTTGGGTAATCATGCCCAAAGCAACCACCCTCACGGAGCGAATGCAGATGCAGGGCGAACCTGTTACCCTCGCTAACATAGAGCACCAGGTAAAAAAAAACTTAAATCTTGAGGAGGGAGAGGAAGAAAGCCTGCTTGCGCGCATCCTGCTTTTCCCTTTTCGGCTTGTAGCTTCTATTTTTTCGGGTGATAATGTTAATGTACGGGTAATCATCACCTTTTTAGCAGATGCTATCCGCGTAGTCCTGGGCCTCATTCTTTCCTTTGGAGGCTTTATGGCCCTCCTGGCACTGCTGATATCAGCAACGGTGGTTTCAGGCGTATATCCTGATACCTACCTGCACCTCTTTGATCTGGAAATACCTCATGCCATGGTAAGGAATACTATTCCGGATGCTTTGCTGGTGGCAGTGCTGGTCCTTGCCTCTATACCAGCCCTGTTTATCATGCTGCTGGGTATTGGCCTGGTTGCCGGACGCTGGGTGGTGCACCGCACTGTAGGCTGGGGTCTGGCTGGTGCCTGGATTATTGCCCTGATTTGCGTAGCCGTGATGGCCCCCAGGATATTAGTTAACTATAGCCAGGATGATTACTACCAGACCGAAGCTACCTTTCGTGCAGACAGCACCCAGGTTGTGCAGCTGAAACTTGAAAGAGGAGACTGGCAGAAATTCAGAAATGTACGGCTTACTGTAAAAGGCTCTCCCGATAATGATTTACGCCTGGAGCAGCGTATCTGGGGGCGTGGCGCCACAAGCGAGCAAGCCCGCAAACATGCGCAGCAAGCCAGTTATCCTGTAAAGCAGCAAGGCAATGTGCTGTTGTTTAAAGACCAGCTGCAGCTACCGGAAAACCAGCCATTTTATTGCCAGAATGCCGAAGTTACCCTCTATATTCCCTATGGCCAGCGATTTGCCATGCATCATGATATGGATAATATCCTTACCGCTACCCTCTCACCCTGGGGTTACCAGAACAGCGATATGCCAGACAATACCTTTGCGTTCAACAAACAGGGCGAGCTGGTATGCCTCACCTGCCCTGCAGAGCGTCAGGATAATATTAACAACAGGAAGCAGCGCAATTACACCGGAGGCAATCAGGTGTTGAATTACAAAGATTTCGACAGGCTAAAAATAGGCAACAACTACCAGCTTACGCTTGTGCAGGGCCCCGACTTTAAAGTTGAAGTAAGCGGTGACGGCGAAGTGATGAAAGAAATGAAAGTACGCCAGCAAGGCTCCACCCTTTCTTTTTCTATGGAAAATGGTCCTGGCTGGTGGAAGCGCATGAAAGACAAAAAGGGTCCGCAGTTATTTGTATCGGTTCCCAACCTGGCGGGGCTGTACCTTTCCGGGGCAAGCAGTGCCAATGTTAAACTTGACCAGGGAAAGGCACTGGCCCTGGAATTATCCGGGGCTTCAGAAATAGAAGGTGATTTGGTGGTAGAAGATCTTGAATTAGAAATGAGCGGTAGCAGCGAAGCAAGTTTAAGCGGTAACTGCAGAACACTGAAGGCAGAACTATCCGGAGCCTCTGAGCTGAACGCCAGCAAGTTCAGAAGCAGCCATGCAGAATTAGACCTCAGCGGAGCCTCTGATGCCAACATCTGGGTAACGGATCGCATAAAAGCAGATCTCTCCGGCGGCAGCAACCTTAACTACCGCGGCAAACCTACCAATACCAATATCGACAAAAGCACCGGCGCCGATGTAAGCAGAAGAGATGACTAG
- a CDS encoding transcriptional regulator, PadR-like family protein (COG1695 Predicted transcriptional regulators) produces MNIENAQIQMRKGILEFCILHIISRGEVYATNMLEELTAARMMVVEGTLYPILTRLKNAGLVEYKWVESPSGPPRKYYSLTATGIASLEKLRDTWQELATSTNQIINHNQLSGLS; encoded by the coding sequence ATGAATATCGAGAATGCACAAATACAAATGAGGAAGGGTATCCTTGAATTCTGCATCCTGCACATCATTTCCCGTGGCGAGGTGTATGCCACCAATATGCTGGAAGAACTTACTGCCGCCCGCATGATGGTAGTAGAAGGAACCCTCTACCCGATTTTAACACGACTTAAAAACGCAGGCTTAGTTGAATATAAATGGGTGGAAAGCCCCTCGGGACCTCCCAGAAAATACTATAGCCTTACTGCTACAGGCATTGCATCACTGGAGAAATTACGCGATACCTGGCAAGAACTAGCAACCTCCACTAATCAAATCATCAATCACAATCAACTTTCCGGTCTGTCATGA
- a CDS encoding hypothetical protein (COG1843 Flagellar hook capping protein) — MLGLLFGCPSLLSAQTYGNEWISYDQQYLRLKVGADGIYKLTAQEMERAGFPVAQINPKTLQLFHRGQEQAIHVEGEGDEVLNSEDFVLFYGRKNDGTLDKELYLSPDLQPHNYYNQYSDSSAYFLTFRLAGSSAGKRMNIFSGTNTTNLNPEPYYWDEKLTVLSDSYSAGEVYGAAGNLDTYLTYGDKGEGWSSAVLANNKRDFTLTGLTDAYTAGPAPTIGVQFMGRNSLERTVTVEAGATTAGAFSTIKSTTFTGYSIAAVQENLPWNVIANNQTVIRTTFQGRGSVNYIQLRYPRLWKMGTTTLERKFQLEASNNPRYIEITDVPDDVILYDISDSHNVRRISFQREGSSIKAMIPASGSREQVLLLSGVQAAITKSKPVSFRQFPSSGAEYLIVSNQLLMQPGGGYDNPVEAYGAYRASAEGGGFNTLTVEMQELYDQFSYGEITPLAIRKFVLYSSQEKLPQYLFLIGKSLSFTSRYFRNTNWTNINRDLVPTFGNPGGDIPFVAQMNGSGYGPAFPVGRLSVRTPEEVAAYLKKVIEDENSSPNDLWLKRILHLGGGNSVSQALQLKSYLRVWENIAEGPFLGAEVTTLSKTEDLVVQEIDVSKDVNRGTRLITFFGHSGTDLADLEIGFASVPRYGYNNKGMYSRILVNGCEAGNIFSTNKTFGEDWLFTPDKGAVNFIAHSYNGYTNLLYQYSSNFYRVAVTDENFLGASIGKIQQEAVRRFLSGGFISPLQITQAQQMVLQGDPALVLFAIEQADFETNNDHIAVRPLNNQPLNMSADSIAVDVIVRNFGKAVTDSLQVQLEYWLEDGTPQVLELVEVPAIYRQDTVTIHLATNQLEGPGRSSFRITLNPASEIPEKDYTNNTGTLEVVVPAGGTLNLLPQNYAVVHKNQIKLITQGIDALRSVRGFSYQLDTAYHYNSASLQQSTVQSRFLASWSVTLPEIAAAPADTIVYYWKSQLTTPSPTEDTAPSKSSFTYIKDAPDGWAQAHEGQFSENRITSLKVEEGRRWSYTPIQKAVKVTTFGAKASDTDYREVELAIDGVQLILNQPLKFCSNNTMNAVQLDKNTLGIPGAKLLDILRSESCGRMPQVINNFSAANINNGDNDTYNLERFLKEVPEGDWIVLFSIGLVNYTQWPASVKQQVASLGVEESVLNQLANGEPIAILGKKGGAPGTAVLAMVDKSEGSLPINEQIIELNATVSGAAGVGFVESGLIGPATSWQDVAIRVAEDDADYWKMKVIGVNANSIETTVAEITQSGTTPLTVSATEYPYLRLRLEATDTVKLSPPQLKFWRVGFESLPEGVLVVHDSVQRHNTLDEGKLLRPGFRFVNISEKNYAADSLEVVASLLNVNSRKVQQLNTKIKSPAPGDTARFALPITTSSFLGVSDLSVKVNPRPMTELTLQNNVLDAKGFLTVRSDSLHPFIDVAFDGSYITNGEIVRPDPLISVIMRDENKFLPKQDTTGIHLYLKRQCENCTFERINLSNPSVRFYPASRQEDYKIEFTPGPLEDGMYTLQVQAEDASGNKAGTRPYAISFEVISESSLTHFYPYPNPFSTSTRFVFTLTGNEVPDDLKIQIMTVSGKVIREIMKEELGPLRIGHNQSQYAWDGTDEWGDRLANGVYLYRVVLGGANAAEWKHRATKGDKAFRQEFGKLYILR; from the coding sequence TTGCTGGGGCTGCTGTTTGGCTGCCCTTCTTTGCTTTCTGCACAAACCTACGGAAATGAGTGGATCAGCTATGATCAGCAGTACCTGCGTTTAAAGGTTGGGGCAGATGGTATCTATAAACTTACTGCTCAGGAAATGGAGCGGGCAGGATTTCCCGTAGCCCAGATCAATCCCAAAACCCTGCAGCTGTTTCACAGGGGCCAGGAGCAGGCCATACATGTAGAAGGAGAGGGCGATGAAGTACTGAACAGCGAAGACTTTGTCTTATTCTACGGCCGCAAAAACGATGGTACCCTGGATAAAGAGTTGTACTTAAGTCCCGATTTGCAGCCTCATAATTATTACAATCAGTATTCAGATTCATCGGCCTACTTCCTGACCTTCAGACTTGCAGGTAGTAGTGCCGGCAAGAGGATGAATATTTTTAGCGGCACTAATACAACCAACCTTAATCCGGAGCCCTACTATTGGGATGAAAAGCTTACAGTGTTATCTGACAGCTATTCGGCAGGAGAAGTATATGGTGCAGCCGGTAACCTGGATACCTATTTAACCTATGGTGATAAAGGAGAAGGCTGGAGTAGCGCTGTATTGGCAAACAACAAGAGAGATTTTACTTTAACAGGCTTAACAGATGCCTACACTGCAGGACCTGCGCCCACCATTGGTGTCCAGTTCATGGGGCGTAATAGTCTGGAGCGTACCGTTACTGTTGAAGCCGGAGCCACCACTGCCGGAGCATTTTCTACCATTAAATCTACAACCTTTACAGGCTACAGCATTGCTGCTGTACAGGAAAATCTGCCCTGGAATGTTATTGCAAATAACCAGACAGTTATTAGAACAACCTTCCAGGGAAGAGGATCGGTTAACTATATTCAGCTGCGTTATCCGCGCCTATGGAAAATGGGTACCACCACCTTAGAAAGAAAGTTTCAGCTGGAGGCAAGCAATAACCCCCGGTATATTGAAATCACTGATGTGCCTGATGATGTAATACTCTATGATATTTCTGATTCTCATAATGTAAGAAGAATCTCTTTTCAGCGGGAGGGGAGTAGTATCAAGGCAATGATTCCTGCAAGTGGTTCTAGAGAACAGGTGCTGCTCTTAAGTGGAGTTCAGGCTGCCATTACAAAATCGAAACCTGTATCTTTTCGTCAGTTTCCCAGCAGTGGCGCTGAATATTTGATTGTGTCAAATCAGCTCTTAATGCAGCCAGGGGGAGGTTACGACAATCCGGTAGAAGCCTACGGTGCCTACAGAGCCTCTGCAGAAGGGGGTGGTTTCAATACCTTAACTGTAGAAATGCAGGAGCTTTATGACCAGTTTAGCTATGGTGAAATTACACCGCTGGCCATCCGAAAATTTGTACTGTATTCATCCCAGGAAAAACTACCCCAATACCTGTTTTTAATTGGTAAGTCTTTAAGCTTCACCAGCAGGTATTTTAGAAATACAAACTGGACGAACATTAACCGGGACCTTGTTCCTACATTCGGGAATCCGGGTGGTGATATTCCTTTTGTTGCCCAAATGAATGGCTCCGGATATGGCCCTGCCTTTCCGGTGGGCAGGTTAAGTGTGAGAACACCAGAAGAAGTAGCTGCTTACTTGAAAAAGGTAATTGAAGATGAGAATTCCTCACCAAATGACCTGTGGCTAAAAAGAATCCTGCATTTAGGCGGAGGCAACTCTGTTTCGCAGGCGCTACAGCTAAAATCATATCTAAGGGTTTGGGAAAATATAGCTGAGGGTCCTTTTCTGGGAGCTGAAGTCACCACTTTGTCCAAGACAGAAGACCTGGTGGTTCAGGAGATCGATGTATCCAAAGATGTGAACAGGGGTACCCGCCTGATAACCTTCTTCGGCCACTCGGGAACGGATCTTGCTGATTTGGAGATTGGGTTTGCCTCCGTACCCAGGTATGGCTACAACAACAAGGGGATGTATTCCAGAATATTGGTAAATGGTTGTGAAGCAGGAAATATCTTCAGTACAAATAAAACCTTTGGCGAAGACTGGTTATTTACACCAGATAAGGGAGCTGTGAATTTTATTGCACACAGCTATAATGGCTATACCAACCTGCTGTACCAGTATTCTTCCAATTTCTACCGGGTAGCTGTAACGGATGAAAACTTCCTGGGAGCTTCTATCGGCAAAATACAGCAGGAGGCTGTTCGCAGGTTTTTGAGTGGTGGTTTTATCAGTCCTCTTCAAATTACTCAGGCACAACAGATGGTCTTGCAGGGAGACCCTGCTCTGGTATTGTTTGCAATTGAGCAAGCTGATTTCGAAACTAATAATGATCATATAGCCGTACGCCCCCTGAATAACCAGCCGCTCAACATGAGTGCAGACTCAATTGCAGTAGATGTAATCGTGCGGAATTTTGGTAAAGCCGTAACGGATTCCCTGCAGGTTCAGCTGGAGTACTGGCTGGAAGATGGCACCCCCCAGGTGCTTGAGCTGGTGGAGGTCCCTGCCATCTATCGTCAGGATACAGTTACCATTCATCTTGCAACCAACCAGCTGGAGGGGCCCGGCCGCAGCAGTTTTCGCATTACCCTGAACCCTGCTTCTGAAATTCCCGAAAAGGATTACACCAATAATACGGGCACTCTGGAAGTTGTGGTTCCGGCAGGAGGCACCCTCAATCTGCTTCCCCAGAATTATGCTGTTGTGCATAAAAACCAGATTAAGCTTATCACCCAGGGAATTGATGCCCTTCGTTCTGTCAGGGGGTTCAGTTATCAGCTGGATACAGCCTATCACTATAACAGTGCTTCATTGCAGCAAAGCACAGTACAGTCGCGTTTCCTGGCATCCTGGAGTGTTACCCTGCCGGAAATTGCAGCAGCTCCGGCAGATACCATTGTTTATTACTGGAAAAGCCAGCTTACCACACCCTCTCCAACCGAAGACACAGCTCCTTCAAAGAGTTCCTTTACCTATATAAAGGATGCTCCTGATGGCTGGGCGCAGGCGCATGAAGGCCAGTTTTCAGAAAACAGGATCACCAGCCTGAAAGTTGAAGAAGGCCGCAGGTGGAGTTATACGCCTATACAAAAGGCCGTGAAGGTTACAACTTTTGGTGCAAAAGCAAGCGATACTGATTACCGGGAGGTAGAACTGGCAATAGACGGTGTACAGCTTATTTTGAACCAGCCCCTGAAATTTTGTTCCAACAACACCATGAATGCCGTGCAGCTGGATAAAAATACACTGGGTATTCCAGGTGCTAAACTGCTGGATATTCTGAGATCTGAATCCTGCGGTCGTATGCCACAGGTTATCAATAATTTTTCAGCTGCGAACATCAACAATGGTGATAACGATACCTATAACCTGGAGCGTTTCTTAAAAGAAGTGCCGGAAGGCGACTGGATTGTTTTATTTTCTATAGGACTGGTTAATTATACCCAATGGCCTGCCTCTGTGAAGCAGCAGGTAGCATCGCTGGGTGTAGAAGAAAGTGTGCTTAACCAGTTGGCGAACGGGGAACCTATCGCTATTCTGGGTAAAAAAGGAGGAGCACCGGGTACTGCAGTATTGGCCATGGTTGATAAAAGCGAGGGCAGCCTGCCCATTAATGAGCAGATAATTGAGCTCAATGCTACGGTAAGCGGAGCAGCAGGGGTTGGTTTTGTGGAAAGCGGATTGATCGGACCTGCCACCAGCTGGCAGGATGTGGCCATCCGTGTGGCAGAGGATGATGCTGACTATTGGAAGATGAAAGTGATAGGGGTAAATGCCAACAGCATTGAAACTACTGTTGCAGAAATCACCCAGTCTGGTACAACACCTCTTACAGTAAGTGCCACAGAATATCCTTACCTGCGCCTAAGGCTCGAAGCAACAGATACGGTTAAGCTTAGCCCGCCTCAGCTAAAATTCTGGCGTGTTGGCTTTGAGTCACTTCCTGAAGGTGTGCTGGTGGTGCATGATTCGGTACAGCGGCACAATACTTTAGATGAAGGAAAGCTGCTGCGTCCTGGCTTCAGGTTTGTAAACATCTCCGAAAAAAATTATGCAGCCGATTCCCTGGAGGTTGTTGCCAGCCTGCTCAATGTAAACAGCCGGAAGGTACAGCAGCTGAATACCAAAATCAAATCACCAGCTCCCGGAGATACGGCGCGCTTTGCCCTGCCGATAACCACTAGCAGCTTTTTAGGCGTAAGTGATCTTTCGGTAAAGGTTAACCCCAGGCCCATGACGGAGCTTACCCTGCAGAATAATGTGCTGGACGCCAAAGGCTTTTTAACCGTCAGGTCAGATTCGCTCCACCCTTTTATTGATGTTGCTTTTGATGGCTCCTATATTACCAATGGTGAAATTGTAAGGCCGGATCCGCTCATTTCTGTGATTATGCGCGATGAAAATAAGTTCCTGCCAAAACAGGATACCACAGGTATTCACCTCTACCTGAAAAGGCAGTGTGAGAACTGTACCTTTGAGCGCATCAACCTGAGCAATCCATCCGTCAGGTTTTATCCAGCCTCACGCCAGGAAGATTACAAAATTGAGTTTACCCCGGGACCACTGGAAGATGGGATGTACACCCTGCAGGTGCAGGCAGAAGATGCCAGCGGCAACAAGGCGGGAACAAGGCCTTATGCCATTAGCTTTGAGGTAATCAGTGAATCAAGTCTTACGCATTTCTATCCATATCCAAATCCGTTTTCTACCTCCACCCGCTTTGTGTTTACACTTACCGGTAACGAAGTGCCCGATGATCTAAAAATACAGATTATGACGGTGAGTGGTAAAGTAATACGTGAAATTATGAAAGAGGAGCTGGGCCCGCTAAGGATTGGCCATAATCAGTCGCAGTATGCCTGGGATGGTACCGACGAATGGGGCGATCGTTTGGCAAACGGGGTTTACCTCTACCGGGTTGTACTTGGAGGTGCCAATGCAGCTGAATGGAAGCACCGGGCAACAAAGGGCGATAAGGCCTTCAGACAGGAATTTGGAAAGCTCTACATCCTGAGATAA